The following are encoded together in the Humulus lupulus chromosome 5, drHumLupu1.1, whole genome shotgun sequence genome:
- the LOC133779577 gene encoding uncharacterized protein LOC133779577, with amino-acid sequence MAFTKEYSSFLQNKLASKMKDPRSFTIPCTIEVKPTTVTLQLADQSLAHPDGNIDDVLVKVEKFIFLADFIVLDYEADNEVPIILGRPFLATGGTLIDVKKGELTMRVQDEQVTFNVFKAMRFPDEVKECSIVLVETL; translated from the exons ATGGCATTTACTAAAGAATATAGCTCCTTCTTGCAAAACAAGTTGGCTTCAAAGATGAAAGATCCTAGAAGTTTCACCATTCCATGCACTATTG AGGTCAAACCTACCACAGTTACTCTTCAGCTTGCAGACCAATCTCTTGCTCATCCTGATGGAAATATTGATGATGTGTTAGTGAAGGTTGAGAAGTTCATTTTTCTAGCTGACTTTATTGTGTTAGATTATGAGGCGGACAATGAGGTaccaattattttggggagacCTTTTCTTGCAACAGGTGGAACTTTGATTGATGTTAAGAAGGGTGAACTTACTATGAGGGTCCAAGATGAACAAGTGACTTTCAATGTTTTCAAGGCTATGAGATTTCCAGATGAAGTTAAGGAGTGTTCAATTGTTTTAGTGGAAACTCTTTAG